GGAATTCTGGGAAAATCAGGCCAGGGAAAAAGCACCTTGCTTCGTATTTTAGGTCGTCTTCTGCAACCTGACGCCGGTACGGTTTTCTTGGAAAAGAAAGAAATGTCACTGTGGGACCCGAGAGCTTGGCGAATGAAAATCAGCTATGTGGCACAGCAGGCTGTTATGCTGCCAGGCAGCGTGGAAGATAACCTGCGGACAGTAAGTACCCTGCATCAGCGTCCTTTTGATATGAAGCTCGCCTCCGATTTGATGGAGCAGTTATATATGGAAGAAATCGATTGGTCAAAACCAGCCACTCAACTGTCCGGCGGCGAAAAGCAACGGCTCGCTCTCGTTCGCAGCCTGATGCTTCAGCCATCTGTCCTGCTGCTAGATGAGGTCACCGCTTCCCTCGATACGAAAAGCAAGCAGGCAGCTGAGCGGCTCCTCGTCGATTTGCACCACCAAACGGGCACGACCTTAATTTGGGTCACGCATGATTTAGAAGAAGCTCGAGTCGCTTGCAAGCGCATTTGGTTTATGGCCAACCACCAGCTCGCAGAGGACACGGAATGTGAAGCGTTTTTCCACTCGCCCCAATCCGTGGAAGCTCGTGAATTTTTACAGGATGGAAATGTCCATGCTGCCCTGAGTGAGGTGCAGCGATGACACATACGTTTACGGGTTCATACATGTGGCTACTCTTTGCCTATGCCTTTGTTTTCATTGCCCTCCTGCTCTCTGTTTGGCAGAAGCTCGGTTTGGAAAAAGACATTTTGATTGGCACCATCCGCTCTACCGTTCAATTGCTTGCGATCGGCTACGTCCTACATTTTGTCTTTGCTGCCGACAGTGTCTGGTTTATATTATTGATCATTCTCATGATGATCTTAGTCGCTTCGTGGAACGCTGCCAGCAGAGCGAAGCAATTAACGGGGATCTTTTGGCGGATCTCCCTTTCACTTGCGATAACACAAATCATCACAATGGGACTGTTGGTTATACTCGGGCTTGTCTCTCCCACGCCGCAGTACCTCATTCCGATGAGCGGCATGATTATAGGCAGCTCTATGATCGTCACGAGCCTTTTTCTCACGCATATGAACAGAGAAGTTGAAGCCTCTCGTGGGGAAATTGAAACACTGCTGTGTCTGGGAGCCACTACTCGCCAAGCCGTGCATGTGGTGTTGAAGCGCGCCGTCAAAGCGAGCATGATCCCTACCTTTGACACGATGAAAACAATCGGACTCGTCCAATTGCCAGGGATGATGACCGGCATGATTGTCGCGGGTGCCAGTCCCATCGAGGCCGTGCGCTACCAAATCCTCATTATGCTCAGTTTCAGCTCCTCAGCTGCCATTTCGGCAGTTCTGATCAGCATGCTCAGCTATCAGCTCTGGTTTACGCGGGACTCCATGCTCCACTCTTAAATGCACACACTGTCGGACCTTTGTTTCCGGCAGTTTTTTTTGTTTTTGTAATGAAATGCACCCTGAGTCGTCAAATTACAAGTAGAACGAACAAAAGGTGGTTCAGCTATGGACAAAAACGGTTTAATGGAGCAATGGTTCCTTCGCTATGGCGATGATATTTACAAATTTCTTATTTACTACACAGGAACCCGCGATGTAGAGGACCTCGTTCAGGATGTCTTTTTAAAAGCGCTTCGGTCTCTGGACGCATTCGAAGGCAGATCGCAACCGAAAACTTGGCTATTGACGATCGCGAGGAATACCGCCATCGATCATAAACGAAAGCAACGTCTACGTAACTGGCTGCCAGATAAATGGCTGGCGAATGTAGAGACGGAAGAAAAAACACCGGAAGAAATTCTGAACGTACATGAGGAGCAGCAGGCACTTTACCATGCAATCCGTGACGTAAAACCCGCTTTTCGGGAGGTACTCATTTTGCGTGGAGTCAAAGGACTGTCCTCCAAGGAGACCGCTGAAATACTGGGGTGGTCCGAAAACAAAGTCAACGTGACATTGCACCGTGCCATGAAAGCCGTCAGAGAAATACTTGAGCGTGAGAAAAAGGAGATGATTGGCGATGCAATCTAATTCAGACCATGACTTACTAGCTAAATTGAAGGGGATGCCTGATATGAAAATGAACGGAGAACAAAAGCACGAGATCGTGTCTGCTATTCGCCAAACAAATGTGAGCAAATCTGGGGGGACTGCTTCTTTTCGTGGTTTTTCTGCGCTTGGCAAGGGATTGGCCCTCTGCTCGGTACTTGCTGTGACTGTCTGGCTGGGAGCCTCACTCCTTACGAATCAACCGCAGAGTACAATGCCAGACACCGTTGCGCCTATTGCTCCAAGCTCTCCTACCGCTTCTCCGGGACCAGCTCAAAACAACAGCGTAACAACACAGCCTATTCCGCAGTCAGAGGAGCTCTTGTCACAAATTCGCTCAAATGCTCAAGAAGGCAGAGTCATCTCCCTTCCATTCGTTCTGGAAAAAACGATAGATGATATAGAAAAGGGCTGGGGAAAGCCTGAGAAAACCTACACAGCAAATGGTCTGATCTACTCCGCCTACCCGAAAAAAGAAGTCGTGTTTGGCTACAACAAAGGCATGCAGCTCGTAGACATGCACAGGACAGATTCTCGCTTGCAGCAAATCAGCCTGTCTGCTGTCGAAAAGATCTGGGGAAAACCGAGCCGTATCAGCGAGTTTGGCGATCGTACGATTTATACCTATGATGTGACGAGCAAATATCAGGTCAAGCTAATCTTCCAAGGAACAAAAAGCACGAACAAGGAAGACCTGATTCTTGTTGAATACCAGCTGTATTACCCGCAAGGAAACAAAAATCTCATGCTTTATGGGAACAATGCCGATTTGTTGCAAAGCGTGCGTGATCTCGCCGGGAAAGGCCAAGTCTTTGGCAGTCAGTATCGTTTAGAAAAGGATGTATTCGATGACGCGGAAAAAGAGCTGGGCAAACCGGATGTCGTCTCTTTCGTCAATGGCATCACGTACAATACGTACCGGGATCTCAATCTAGTCTTTGCTTTTAACAAAGGAATGCAGATCGTTGATATTCGTTCCTATGATCCACGCCTACAAGCAATCACACTTGCCGAGGTGCGTAAAACACTTGGGGAGCCAACAAGCAAAGTCACAACCGGCGGCCAAACCATCTACACCTACAAGGTAACTCCTGATTACGAATTGAAATTCATTTTCTCAGGCATCATGACCGATGATCCAAACACAATCTACATCGATCACGTAAACATTTACTACCCACGTGGAACTTTTAACAACATGGCGGGGTAACCACAAAAAAAGACGGGAGCATCAGTCCCGTCTTTTCTCATTATTTACCGATGATGTAGCCTTCCAGCTCATCCAGTACTTTATTCGCTGCGATTACGCCACCGGAGGTATTCCAGATAGTGTCATCCACTTTGAATGCTTTGCCTGCTTTCACGACATTCAGGTTTTTCCAGAGGGAATCGTTTGTCCACTCCTGCTCCAGCTTGGAAGCCTCGCCTTTTCCTGTTTCGTACGTGAAGTAGAACATGATGTCGCCGTCCATTTCTGGAATGCGCTCTTTGGTTACTTCTGCTGCGAAATCATCTTTGTCTTGGGCAGCTGGACGTGCCAGGCCAAGGTCTTTGAAAATCGCGCCAGTGAAGGTTTTTTTGTAGTAGATGCGAACTTTACCAGGCATGAAGCGTACAACGGATACTTTTGTATTCAGCTTGTCGCCCGCTTTTGCTTTAAACTCTTCTACGCGCTTGTTCCAATCAGCGAGGATTTTTTCACCCTCAGCCTTTTTGTTTACTGCTTCCGCGAACAGAGAGAAGTTTTCTTTCCAGTCGCCGCGTGGCTCTTCCACGAATACGGTTGGAGCAATTGCAGTCAATTGTTGATAAATTTTTTCATGACGGAATTTCATACCCAGAATCAGATCAGGTTTCAGTGCCGCGATTGCTTCCAGATTAGGTTGTCCTTCTGTACCAACTGATTTTGTACCCTCAAGGAAGGACTTGGTGAAATCGTAGAATTGCGTTGGATCATTAGCTGCACCTACAGCCCCTACTGGTTTCACACCGAGAGCCATCAGAGTTTCAGTACCTTGGTTGGTCAACATGACAATACGTTCTGGTGTACCTTTGATGGTCGTTTCGCCCATCGCATGTTTTACTGTATAGCTTTGGCCGGAACCCTCCGAATTGCCTTTGGCTTGATCAGCAGGCTTTTGTTCAGTTGCTTGCGGAGTACCGCAACCGGTAACAACCAACAAGGTCGCCATTAAGACAGCAAAGAAAGCTTTACCGCCTGCGGTCCGATATGTACGAGAAAACATGATGAAAGGACCCCTTTCCCTTTTCTATAATGAGAATTCATATCAATGACAGAGTCTATCCTACCCCCCTGCCTGTCAAAAGTCAATCACAAATTGATAATGACTATCAACGTCATTGACACTTCCTTTATGTAGCTCTACACTTAACTATGAAACCATCTAAGATATAAGGATGTAGCCATCATGAATACTTTTTTAGCTAGCAACTTTCGTAAAATTCTGGGACTGGTATTCGCCCTTCTCTTCATGACATACCTCAGTTATGCCAGCCTCATCTTTGGCGTCGTTGACACAAGTTGGCAAACTGCGATTGATGCCTACACGAATTTCAACGGCTCTAATGAACACATCGTCATTAAAGAAGTGCGAGTACCGCGTGTGCTCAATGCGCTAACGGTCGGTTTCTGCCTCGGCTTGGCCGGAACTCTGCTCCAATCCTTGACGAGAAACCCTGTTGCAGACGTTGAACTGTTCGGTCTTAATGCAGGTGCTTCTCTTTTTGTTGTGTTCGCCGTTACATTTGTCGGGATCAGCTCCTTGACCCAGTTTACGTGGATTTCCTTTTTAGGAGCCGCTGTAGCAGGTTTGATCGTTTACTTGCTCGGTTCATTCGGCAGAGATGGACTTTCGCCTGTGAAGCTGGTTCTGGCGG
The window above is part of the Brevibacillus brevis NBRC 100599 genome. Proteins encoded here:
- a CDS encoding ABC transporter ATP-binding protein, with product MTIQIEALGKQIHSSTSTWLFRDVNASIMEPTIIGILGKSGQGKSTLLRILGRLLQPDAGTVFLEKKEMSLWDPRAWRMKISYVAQQAVMLPGSVEDNLRTVSTLHQRPFDMKLASDLMEQLYMEEIDWSKPATQLSGGEKQRLALVRSLMLQPSVLLLDEVTASLDTKSKQAAERLLVDLHHQTGTTLIWVTHDLEEARVACKRIWFMANHQLAEDTECEAFFHSPQSVEAREFLQDGNVHAALSEVQR
- a CDS encoding ABC transporter permease; this encodes MTHTFTGSYMWLLFAYAFVFIALLLSVWQKLGLEKDILIGTIRSTVQLLAIGYVLHFVFAADSVWFILLIILMMILVASWNAASRAKQLTGIFWRISLSLAITQIITMGLLVILGLVSPTPQYLIPMSGMIIGSSMIVTSLFLTHMNREVEASRGEIETLLCLGATTRQAVHVVLKRAVKASMIPTFDTMKTIGLVQLPGMMTGMIVAGASPIEAVRYQILIMLSFSSSAAISAVLISMLSYQLWFTRDSMLHS
- a CDS encoding RNA polymerase sigma factor gives rise to the protein MDKNGLMEQWFLRYGDDIYKFLIYYTGTRDVEDLVQDVFLKALRSLDAFEGRSQPKTWLLTIARNTAIDHKRKQRLRNWLPDKWLANVETEEKTPEEILNVHEEQQALYHAIRDVKPAFREVLILRGVKGLSSKETAEILGWSENKVNVTLHRAMKAVREILEREKKEMIGDAI
- a CDS encoding YjgB family protein; the encoded protein is MQSNSDHDLLAKLKGMPDMKMNGEQKHEIVSAIRQTNVSKSGGTASFRGFSALGKGLALCSVLAVTVWLGASLLTNQPQSTMPDTVAPIAPSSPTASPGPAQNNSVTTQPIPQSEELLSQIRSNAQEGRVISLPFVLEKTIDDIEKGWGKPEKTYTANGLIYSAYPKKEVVFGYNKGMQLVDMHRTDSRLQQISLSAVEKIWGKPSRISEFGDRTIYTYDVTSKYQVKLIFQGTKSTNKEDLILVEYQLYYPQGNKNLMLYGNNADLLQSVRDLAGKGQVFGSQYRLEKDVFDDAEKELGKPDVVSFVNGITYNTYRDLNLVFAFNKGMQIVDIRSYDPRLQAITLAEVRKTLGEPTSKVTTGGQTIYTYKVTPDYELKFIFSGIMTDDPNTIYIDHVNIYYPRGTFNNMAG
- a CDS encoding ABC transporter substrate-binding protein — its product is MFSRTYRTAGGKAFFAVLMATLLVVTGCGTPQATEQKPADQAKGNSEGSGQSYTVKHAMGETTIKGTPERIVMLTNQGTETLMALGVKPVGAVGAANDPTQFYDFTKSFLEGTKSVGTEGQPNLEAIAALKPDLILGMKFRHEKIYQQLTAIAPTVFVEEPRGDWKENFSLFAEAVNKKAEGEKILADWNKRVEEFKAKAGDKLNTKVSVVRFMPGKVRIYYKKTFTGAIFKDLGLARPAAQDKDDFAAEVTKERIPEMDGDIMFYFTYETGKGEASKLEQEWTNDSLWKNLNVVKAGKAFKVDDTIWNTSGGVIAANKVLDELEGYIIGK